The Gymnogyps californianus isolate 813 chromosome 5, ASM1813914v2, whole genome shotgun sequence genome contains a region encoding:
- the ZNF770 gene encoding zinc finger protein 770 — translation MLKVQQCVTADRIPKKKPYICDICYKQFETPSKLARHYLIHTGQKPFECHVCHKTFRQLVHLERHQLTHNLPFKCIVCYRNFKNLITFLKHQQLHNENYQNDTKHAENSVNSEQDRVTCGVFRCSMCWKSFTTEERWMLHQCLKADHLHGARRRKKTHACESCNKTFPSRSKLERHFLIHTGQKPFKCSSCGKSFRQSTHLKIHQLTHTEERPFQCCFCQKGFKIQSKLMKHKQLHARNKTFPNIVYKAKTLKYPRPHNLLEGKRDSFKNADTYELQENDPHDVHSIYIVPFQCPACEQCFETEQVLNLHKCCYLRDGKSSNNGTTACSHTVSMKNKILLKLKHTGGKATDFSLTDRKKIKSGHFKSPDLVAARDQCSDQHASTKPFKDCHTKLDMHKALSNRMKRTFAVPLPWQEHPQPHDFGINLKGMLTGESMLNIDDSLDNKDDAFYGSSDDGFFDNPEVLHCAFSASAKNIHNRHKVCKCDRCEKIFPSSSKLQRHYLIHTGQKPFGCNVCGKTFRQSAHLKRHQLTHTEKTPYKSPVCQVEFENLNKLFNHQGDHIEFKSSQPVGYSGYSQTPSQASGFQEFELIQSNQAAEIKVEIESGDFVLDTSSRNTQPYLCSKLLETEQSCYSYWHDFSEGTEKSEVVNKLYQCSICFKTFKSPSKLERHYLMHAGQKPFECLVCGKNFRQAPHLKRHHLIHFKESLKLSSTEQQPENILFLSKLDNVL, via the coding sequence atgttaaaagttcAGCAGTGTGTAACAGCTGACAGGATACCCAAGAAAAAGCCATATATTTGTGACATCTGCTATAAACAGTTTGAAACTCCATCAAAATTAGCTAGACATTATCTGATACATACTGGTCAAAAGCCATTTGAATGTCATGTATGCCACAAAACATTTAGGCAGCTAGTGCACCTGGAGAGGCATCAGTTAACCCATAATCTGCCTTTTAAGTGTATTGTTTGTTATAGAAACTTCAAAAACTTAATTACTTTCTTAAAGCATCAGCAGCTTCATAATGAAAATTACCAGAATGATACCAAGCATGCAGAAAACTCTGTGAATTCTGAGCAAGACAGGGTCACTTGTGGCGTATTTCGATGTTCTATGTGCTGGAAATCTTTTACAACTGAAGAGAGGTGGATGCTGCATCAGTGTCTGAAGGCAGATCATCTACATGGTgccagaaggagaaagaaaactcatGCTTGTGAATCGTGTAACAAGACATTTCCATCAAGATCTAAGCTAGAAAGACACTTCCTTATTCACACTGGCCAGAAACCTTTTAAGTGTTCTTCATGTGGTAAATCTTTCAGACAGTCAACACACTTGAAAATCCATCagctcacacacacagaagaaaggccttttcagtgctgcttttgtcAGAAGGGgtttaaaatacagagcaaaCTCATGAAGCACAAACAGCTTCATGCCAGAAATAAGACTTTCCCCAATATTGTATACAAAGCAAAGACTCTTAAATATCCCAGACCACACAACCTgttggaaggaaagagggatAGTTTCAAGAATGCTGACACTTACGAGTTGCAGGAGAATGACCCACATGATGTTCACTCGATTTATATTGTACCCTTTCAGTGCCCAGCATGTGAGCAGTGTTTTGAAACAGAGCAGGTTCTAAATTTGCACAAGTGTTGTTATCTGAGAGATGGCAAAAGTTCAAATAATGGTACAACAGCATGCAGCCACACAGtcagcatgaaaaataagatCCTGCTGAAGCTGAAGCATACTGGAGGAAAGgcaacagatttttctctgactgacagaaaaaaaataaaatcaggtcACTTTAAAAGTCCTGACCTGGTTGCAGCTAGAGATCAGTGTTCTGATCAGCATGCTTCCACTAAACCTTTCAAGGATTGCCATACCAAGCTTGACATGCACAAGGCACTTAGTAATCGGATGAAAAGAACATTTGCTGTGCCGTTACCTTGGCAAGAGCACCCGCAACCTCACGACtttggaattaatttaaaaggtaTGCTGACTGGTGAAAGCATGTTAAACATCGATGATTCGCTGGATAATAAAGATGACGCTTTTTATGGTTCATCAGATGATGGTTTCTTTGATAATCCAGAAGTACTTCACTgtgctttttcagcttctgctaaaaatatacataaCAGACACAAAGTGTGTAAATGTGACAGATGTGAAAAAATCTTTCCGTCTTCATCCAAACTTCAAAGACATTATCTTATACACACGGGACAGAAGCCCTTTGGCTGTAATGTTTGCGGGAAGACATTTAGACAGTCAGCTCACTTAAAAAGACATCAGCTCACCCATACTGAAAAGACACCCTATAAAAGCCCTGTTTGCCAGGTAGAATTTGAAAACCTGAACAAACTTTTCAATCATCAGGGAGATCACATTGAATTTAAGTCTTCTCAGCCTGTGGGTTATTCGGGTTATTCTCAAACACCTTCACAGGCATCTGGGTTTCAAGAATTTGAGCTGATTCAGTCAAACCAAGCAGCTGAAATCAAAGTTGAAATTGAGTCAGGGGACTTTGTTCTTGACACCAGCAGTAGAAACACACAGCCGTATTTGTGTAGTAAATTGCTGGAAACAGAGCAAAGCTGTTACAGCTATTGGCATGATTTTTCTGAAGGTactgaaaaaagtgaagttGTTAACAAATTGTATCAATGCAGTATCtgctttaaaacttttaaatcgCCTTCTAAGCTTGAAAGACATTACCTAATGCATGCTGGACAGAAGCCGTTTGAGTGTTTAGTTTGTGGTAAAAATTTCAGACAGGCCCCGCATTTGAAAAGACATCACCTTATTCACTTCAAAGAGAGCTTAAAGCTGAGTTCCACTGAGCAACAACCGGAGAATATATTGTTTTTATCAAAATTGGATAATGTCCTATGA